In one Chitinophaga sancti genomic region, the following are encoded:
- a CDS encoding zf-HC2 domain-containing protein has translation MQPLENKDKIFKIFSKVRCFSKDQLPRYVDGRLTHVEKHLLEQHLVNCELCSSAVEILQKPKYHAQYQPMGVKVQELIRSNEIAPVYETERYQKRIETQERFLTYFWSVVAAALVTGLVFLITQQTKTDNFHPAIAKTETIAAPETASPGTAHTDTVASGDGDSTAAAAPVLLAETGTESDQSIFKTAMAHYYKGKLDEAIPLLTKLTTDSSSSYGELARYQLAMCYKYKKQKVKARNMFTELVKMDGRMKKRALLALNNL, from the coding sequence ATGCAACCTCTCGAAAACAAGGACAAGATATTCAAGATCTTCAGCAAGGTTCGTTGTTTTAGTAAAGATCAACTACCCCGCTATGTAGACGGTCGTTTAACACATGTTGAAAAGCACCTCCTGGAACAACATCTTGTGAACTGTGAACTTTGCAGCAGTGCTGTTGAAATTCTCCAAAAACCAAAATACCACGCGCAATACCAGCCGATGGGTGTGAAAGTGCAGGAACTCATTCGTAGTAATGAAATTGCCCCGGTTTATGAAACGGAACGCTATCAAAAGAGAATAGAGACACAGGAAAGATTCCTTACTTACTTCTGGAGCGTAGTAGCAGCGGCATTGGTAACAGGTCTTGTTTTCCTGATCACCCAGCAAACAAAAACTGACAACTTTCATCCTGCCATTGCTAAGACAGAGACAATAGCAGCACCGGAGACAGCTTCTCCTGGCACAGCTCATACTGATACTGTTGCTTCCGGAGATGGAGATAGTACTGCTGCGGCAGCACCTGTTTTGCTGGCGGAAACAGGTACTGAATCAGATCAGTCAATTTTCAAAACAGCCATGGCACACTATTACAAAGGCAAACTGGATGAAGCCATACCATTACTGACTAAACTGACTACAGATAGCAGCAGCAGTTATGGGGAATTAGCCCGATACCAATTGGCGATGTGTTATAAATATAAAAAACAGAAGGTCAAAGCGCGGAATATGTTTACGGAATTGGTGAAGATGGATGGTCGTATGAAGAAAAGAGCCCTATTAGCATTGAATAACCTATAA